One region of Mobula birostris isolate sMobBir1 chromosome 24, sMobBir1.hap1, whole genome shotgun sequence genomic DNA includes:
- the LOC140187392 gene encoding uncharacterized protein isoform X1 — MSIFFQLQFLLVLALFAACQLQKVPVSNPVISAKIDHKDKKIVFTTICCLSTEGTLPINYTLYRSQVMVKNLQAVVRRKAEFVVQLTNSELQETLKCKAENGFEPKYSRGLVIDWSVKLTSDPNPPIPGQQLTLNCTVNYETKESYSWYFVYPSKNKTKVTEQNHIIIEAATSGIYYCLMHDQISNKIEVPVQDFSFQPVVMGVCVAAILVVILIVGLICYYSVTKAHRFNAT; from the exons TTCCAGTGTCCAATCCTGTGATTTCTGCAAAAATTGACCATAAGGACAAAAAAATAGTGTTCACAACTATTTGCTGTTTGTCAACTGAAGGAACCTTACCAATAAATTACACATTATATAGAAGCCAAGTTATGGTGAAAAACCTTCAGGCAGTGGTTCGGAGAAAGGCAGAGTTCGTTGTGCAACTGACTAACAGTGAGTTACAGGAAACCCTCAAATGCAAAGCTGAGAATGGATTTGAACCAAAGTACAGCAGAGGGCTGGTTATAG ATTGGTCTGTTAAATTGACCTCCGATCCAAATCCACCTATTCCGGGCCAACAGCTTACACTCAACTGCACTGTAAATTACGAAACTAAAGAAAGCTACAGTTGGTATTTTGTGTATCCGTCCAAGAATAAGACCAAAGTCACAGagcagaaccacataattattgaAGCTGCAACATCAGGAATATATTACTGCTTGATGCACGATCAGATTAGCAACAAGATTGAAGTACCAGTACAAG ATTTCAGTTTCCAGCCGGTGGTGATGGGTGTCTGTGTAGCAGCCATTCTGGTGGTCATTCTGATTGTGGGGTTGATTTGCTATTACAGTGTGACTAAAG CCCACAGATTCAATGCTACATAA
- the LOC140187392 gene encoding uncharacterized protein isoform X2 gives MSIFFQLQFLLVPVSNPVISAKIDHKDKKIVFTTICCLSTEGTLPINYTLYRSQVMVKNLQAVVRRKAEFVVQLTNSELQETLKCKAENGFEPKYSRGLVIDWSVKLTSDPNPPIPGQQLTLNCTVNYETKESYSWYFVYPSKNKTKVTEQNHIIIEAATSGIYYCLMHDQISNKIEVPVQDFSFQPVVMGVCVAAILVVILIVGLICYYSVTKAHRFNAT, from the exons TTCCAGTGTCCAATCCTGTGATTTCTGCAAAAATTGACCATAAGGACAAAAAAATAGTGTTCACAACTATTTGCTGTTTGTCAACTGAAGGAACCTTACCAATAAATTACACATTATATAGAAGCCAAGTTATGGTGAAAAACCTTCAGGCAGTGGTTCGGAGAAAGGCAGAGTTCGTTGTGCAACTGACTAACAGTGAGTTACAGGAAACCCTCAAATGCAAAGCTGAGAATGGATTTGAACCAAAGTACAGCAGAGGGCTGGTTATAG ATTGGTCTGTTAAATTGACCTCCGATCCAAATCCACCTATTCCGGGCCAACAGCTTACACTCAACTGCACTGTAAATTACGAAACTAAAGAAAGCTACAGTTGGTATTTTGTGTATCCGTCCAAGAATAAGACCAAAGTCACAGagcagaaccacataattattgaAGCTGCAACATCAGGAATATATTACTGCTTGATGCACGATCAGATTAGCAACAAGATTGAAGTACCAGTACAAG ATTTCAGTTTCCAGCCGGTGGTGATGGGTGTCTGTGTAGCAGCCATTCTGGTGGTCATTCTGATTGTGGGGTTGATTTGCTATTACAGTGTGACTAAAG CCCACAGATTCAATGCTACATAA